The genomic DNA TAATTCATCTAACAGCTCATCACCATTATTTTTCTTTGCTGGATCTGATAATGATAGCTCGCATGATGGCGGTTCACATGATTGTGGAGGGTCTTTTGGGGGAGATAGCGGGGGAAGCTGCGGTGGTGGTGATTGATGAAAATGCGCCTTATATAGGCGTATTTCTTTTTAAACAAACGTTTGATTAGTTGGCTTACATATGCATAAACACAGTTAAACAAACGTTTGATTAATATTTTTAACATACTAAGGGGAATGGAAATGAAAAGGGAACCGAGAGTGAAAAATAAGGGGAAAGTAGTGTTATTTTTATTAGCTGCGGGAGGCGTATTTCTTGTTAAATTAACATTTAAATTTGGAACAATACATATGATTCGAACTTGGTTTGAAAGTACATTTTCTTAAATAAGGAATATAGCCTCTTGCGATAGAGGTTTTTGATTTGTTATTATTAGACTGAACGGTCGGTTTAAAGAGGTGTGAATATGAGAAGAAGCGCAGAAGAGATAAAGAAAGAAATTGCATATAAAGCAGAAAGTCTATTTTCACAGAAGGGCTACGCAGCTACATCTATGGAAGAGATTTGTGAAATTACAGAGCGAAGTAAAGGAAGTATTTATTATCACTTTAAAAGTAAAGAAGAATTATTTTTATTTGTAGTGAAACAGCATACGTATGATTGGGTTGAAAAATGGAATGAAAAAGAGAAGTTGTATAGTACTAGTACTGAAAAACTATATGGTCTCGCGGAATATCATGTAGAGGACATACAGCAACCAATTTCAAATGCAATAGAGGAATTCTCTATGAGCCAAGTTGTAAGTAAAGAGATTCTGGATGAACTGTTAGCTTTAACTAGAGAATCATATGTTATGTTTGAGAAATTAATTGAAGCAGGTATACAGTCTGGAGAGTTCCGTGAAGATAATACTCGTGATCTTATGTATATTGTGAACGGATTATTATCAGGGCTTGGAGTACTTTACTACGAGTTAGATTATAAAGAGCTGAAACGTATTTATAAAAAGGCAATAGATGTATTGTTAAAAGGAATGGCAGCTGAATAATAAGTCAGTTGCTTTTCTTACAAAACAAATTAGACCGAACGGTCGGTTTATGGAAGGGGAATGAAAGTGAAAGCTTTATTTAAAAACCGAGCATTTATGCTCGTTATGGCATCTGATATTTTACAACAATTTGCAATTTGGATCAGAAATATGGCTCTTTTATATTTCATAATGGAGCGGACAAATAATGATCCAGTTTCAGTGTCTCTATTATCTGTCATGGAGTATGCACCTATCTTTATTTTCTCGTTCATTGGTGGTGCATTAGCAGATCGCTGGAATCCGAAAAGAACAATGGTCGCTGGAGATGTGTTGAGTGTACTGTCTATTATAGGAATTGTCCTGTTGTTAAAGCTGGATTATTGGCAGGCTATATTTTTTGCAACACTCATTTCCGCGATTGTAGGTCAGTTTTCTCAGCCCTCATCTTCGCGTATATTTAAGCGCTATGTAAAAGAAGAAGAGGTAGCAAATGCGATTGCATTTAACCAAACATTACAGTCATTATTTCTAATTTTTGGGCCAGTGGTAGGATCGCTTGTGTATACACAACTTGGTTTATTTACGTCACTATATAGCTTAATCATTTTATTTTTGTTATCTGCTATCGCCCTTTCATTTTTACCAAAATGGGTTGAAAAAGAGAAAGTGGCAAGAGATTCATTAAAAAATGATATAAAAGAAGGATGGAAATACGTTCTTCACACGAAAAATTTACGTATGATTACGATCACTTTTACTATTATGGGTTTAGCTGTTGGAT from Bacillus cereus G9842 includes the following:
- a CDS encoding TetR/AcrR family transcriptional regulator, whose product is MRRSAEEIKKEIAYKAESLFSQKGYAATSMEEICEITERSKGSIYYHFKSKEELFLFVVKQHTYDWVEKWNEKEKLYSTSTEKLYGLAEYHVEDIQQPISNAIEEFSMSQVVSKEILDELLALTRESYVMFEKLIEAGIQSGEFREDNTRDLMYIVNGLLSGLGVLYYELDYKELKRIYKKAIDVLLKGMAAE
- a CDS encoding MFS transporter, which translates into the protein MKALFKNRAFMLVMASDILQQFAIWIRNMALLYFIMERTNNDPVSVSLLSVMEYAPIFIFSFIGGALADRWNPKRTMVAGDVLSVLSIIGIVLLLKLDYWQAIFFATLISAIVGQFSQPSSSRIFKRYVKEEEVANAIAFNQTLQSLFLIFGPVVGSLVYTQLGLFTSLYSLIILFLLSAIALSFLPKWVEKEKVARDSLKNDIKEGWKYVLHTKNLRMITITFTIMGLAVGLTNPLEVFLVIERLGMEKEAVQYLAAADGIGMLIGGIVAAVFASKVNPKKMFVFGMSILAMSFLVEGLSTSFWITSFMRFGTGICLACVNIVVGTLMIQLVPENMVGRVNGTILPLFMGAMLIGTSLAGGLKELTSLVIVFCIAMALVLLAIGPVLRMQIKKEDVVNKEKLTNSLASK